One Nicotiana tomentosiformis chromosome 4, ASM39032v3, whole genome shotgun sequence genomic window carries:
- the LOC104105865 gene encoding E3 ubiquitin-protein ligase RING1-like, with protein MSTTTTATPPQHHHTFWCHECDMSVFLLHLPSTDPPRCPHCHSDFLEQMDSFTPTLLPQFPNQPDSNPNLEDLISTDLNTATNFTPSDDNFLLDSPYLHRLIHHLTTANDAPIPNRQHSPASKAAMEALEGIKISSLMLENDPVIPCPVCKDNFLLDMEVKMLPCKHMYHSDCILPWLEVNNSCPVCRFKLPTEEEDDEECIRRRERFLGAMRLGEILAEEEDLFGFRRTLRRVARRHQLDGGESTIGQAGQGVGVVARANSVETVSSWPSWPVENGSDGDEVGGSDNRLGGGQGDTTVVRS; from the coding sequence ATGTCCACCACTACAACCGCAACTCCACCACAGCACCACCACACTTTCTGGTGTCACGAGTGCGACATGAGCGTCTTCCTCCTCCACCTACCCTCTACTGATCCTCCTCGTTGTCCTCACTGCCATTCCGATTTCCTCGAGCAAATGGACTCTTTTACCCCTACCCTTCTTCCTCAATTCCCAAATCAACCTGATTCTAACCCTAACCTTGAAGACCTCATATCCACGGACCTCAACACCGCGACCAATTTCACTCCCTCCGACGATAACTTCCTCCTTGACAGTCCTTATCTCCACCGTCTAATCCACCATCTCACCACCGCTAACGACGCTCCCATTCCCAATCGTCAGCACAGCCCGGCTTCTAAAGCTGCCATGGAGGCACTTGAGGGAATAAAAATTAGCTCATTGATGCTTGAGAATGATCCGGTTATTCCTTGTCCGGTCTGCAAGGACAACTTTTTACTGGACATGGAAGTGAAAATGTTGCCTTGCAAACACATGTATCATTCGGATTGTATTTTGCCGTGGTTAGAAGTGAATAATTCGTGTCCAGTTTGTAGGTTTAAGTTGCCGACTGAGGAGGAGGATGATGAGGAATGCATTAGACGACGCGAGAGGTTTCTTGGGGCAATGAGGCTTGGAGAGATATTGGCCGAGGAAGAGGATTTGTTTGGGTTTAGGCGTACGCTTAGGCGTGTTGCCAGGAGGCATCAGCTGGACGGGGGAGAGAGTACAATTGGCCAGGCAGGTCAAGGAGTTGGGGTTGTGGCTAGGGCGAATAGCGTGGAGACTGTGTCGAGTTGGCCGAGTTGGCCAGTGGAAAATGGGAGTGATGGTGATGAAGTAGGTGGGAGTGATAATAGACTTGGTGGTGGTCAAGGGGATACTACTGTCGTCAGGTCTTGA